Proteins from a single region of Harmonia axyridis chromosome 4, icHarAxyr1.1, whole genome shotgun sequence:
- the LOC123678091 gene encoding zinc finger protein 436-like isoform X2 → MEQKPQYDFDRICRTCKGESTVVRSVFETYENVDSTTHIHEMLMACAAVQVGYDDGLPSFMCEKCVQKLQAAYFFKKQCEATDTSLREYAKTMKENDIKPSVSGDVDQNNYIEKFIFENSAKPKEADPEAKTDFIELLDNNQMVLTCRECGKAFTTLEGLRCHKRLHTGALFKCKYCDKEYTRQNHLQRHELSHNRRKVHVCRICSKTLTRLEHLKRHLTTHLKEKPFSCTRCKRGFNRSEHLENHVARCKGDRIHICDICNKGFNRADSLEVHKLLHENQKPVLPTLENLDNIEDHYFEIDYDDNNAFSDDNSNEVDECFEPHVEVTESLDEKLSEDITIGDEQENNIPKEEVSDEMKSEEFEATNIEDTLNHDISEGDTKENDTDNGDLEQILKEENQGYSDDRDYDSEENGDKPSIHDEVMNHDDPGSDSGGSEYTPPTKTRKRGRPRKHPPKSPKAAKSPRGKKSSKKIKKEDEEYGEYPCPDCQEIFPLMSVLEKHASELHPGVTSDKRYECDICQKSFTTEKYRDVHVKGHQGIKKYPCKVCDKTFLSKSHLNEHQKFHNEHCKKFLCSECGQRFIRNDYLVIHMRRHRGEKPFKCKYCGKGFPRTTDLTVHERYHTGEKTHLCTICGRGFGRAYNLTVHMRTHTGEKPYQCTYCDAAFAQGNDLKAHVRRHTGERFQCELCTESFLMGYLLTQHKRTVHGLNVVSNIRRLQPINKLNPEDPNEPPPITIPLPKPVIPDNVLGNVQTTMATLTPLEVLSFAQLQHHMVPEQ, encoded by the exons ATGGAACAAAAACCGCAGTACGATTTCGATCGTATCTGTCGAACTTGCAAAGGTGAATCTACTGTTGTGAGATCTGTTTTCGAAACCTATGAAAATGTAGACAGCACAACCCATATTCACGAGATGCTAATGGCTTGTGCGGCAGTCCAG GTTGGTTATGATGATGGACTGCCTTCATTCATGTGTGAAAAATGCGTTCAGAAATTACAAGCAGCTTATTTCTTTAAAAAACAGTGTGAAGCTACTGATACTTCTCTTAGAGAATATGCCAAAACGATGAAGGAAAATGATATCAAACCATCAGTATCTGGTGATGTGGATCAGAATAATTATATTG aaaaattcatatttgaaaACAGTGCGAAACCCAAAGAAGCTGATCCAGAAGCCAAAACAGACTTCATTGAACTACTAGACAATAATCAGATGGTACTTACATGTAGAGAATGTGGAAAGGCTTTCACAACCTTGGAAGGTCTAAGATGTCATAAAAGGCTCCATACAGGAGCACTCTTTAAATGCAAATATTGTGATAAAGAATATACACGCCAAAATCATTTACAGAGACATGAATTGTCACATAATAGGAGAAAAGTACATGTTTGTAGGATTTGCAGCAAAACATTAACTAGACTGGAACATTTGAAACGACATTTGACTACTCATCTAAAAGAAAAACCATTTTCTTGTACAAGGTGCAAGAGAGGGTTCAACCGATCTGAGCATTTGGAGAATCATGTGGCTCGATGTAAAGGGGATCGGATTCACATTTGTGACATATGCAATAAAGGTTTCAATAGAGCAGACAGTTTGGAG GTTCATAAGCTACTTCATGAAAATCAAAAGCCTGTTCTTCCTACTTTGGAAAATTTAGATAATATCGAAgatcattattttgaaattgattatgATGATAACAATGCCTTCTCAGATGATAATTCAAATGAAGTCGATGAATGCTTTGAACCACATGTCGAAGTTACTGAGAGTTTGGATGAAAAATTAAg TGAAGACATAACAATTGGAGATGAACAAGAAAACAACATCCCCAAAGAAGAAGTTTCCGATGAAATGAAGAGTGAAGAATTTGAAGCAACAAATATTGAAGATACATTAAATCATGACATTTCCGAAGGAGatacaaaagaaaatgataCCGATAATGGAGATTTAGAACAAATTTTGAAAGAGGAAAATCAGGGTTATAGTGATGATAGGGATTATGATTCGGAGGAAAACGGGGACAAAccgtctattcatgatgaagttATGAACCATGATG ATCCTGGTTCCGATAGTGGCGGTTCGGAATACACTCCACCCACAAAAACGAGAAAAAGAGGAAGACCTAGAAAACACCCCCCCAAATCTCCGAAAGCTGCCAAATCTCCTAGGGGCAAGAAATCTTCCAAGAAGATAAAAAAAGAAGACGAGGAATATGGGGAGTATCCTTGTCCTGATTGCCAGGAGATATTCCCATTGATGTCCGTCCTAGAAAAACACGCTTCAGAACTGCATCCGGGG gtgACGAGTGATAAGAGGTACGAGTGTGATATTTGTCAAAAATCTTTCACAACCGAGAAATACAGGGACGTGCACGTCAAGGGCCATCAAGGAATAAAGAAGTACCCCTGCAAGGTGTGCGATAAAACGTTCTTGTCCAAATCTCATCTGAACGAACATCAGAAGTTTCACAATGAACATTGCAAGAAGTTCCTCTGTTCCGAATGTGGTCAGAGGTTCATACGGAACGATTATTTGGTGATACACATGCGTAGACACAGAGGAGAAAAGCCGTTTAAGTGTAAATATTGTGGAAAAG GATTCCCAAGAACAACGGATCTGACCGTGCATGAACGGTATCACACTGGAGAAAAAACACATCTATGTACAATTTGTGGCAGAGGTTTTGGAag AGCATACAATTTGACTGTTCATATGAGGACACATACCGGTGAAAAACCCTATCAATGTACGTATTGTGATGCAGCCTTCGCCCAAGGCAATGATTTGAAAGCACATGTGCGAAGACATACCGGAGAAAGGTTCCAGTGCGAATTGTGTACAGAAAGTTTCCTTATGGGTTACTTACTCACACAGCA
- the LOC123678091 gene encoding zinc finger protein 492-like isoform X1 → MEQKPQYDFDRICRTCKGESTVVRSVFETYENVDSTTHIHEMLMACAAVQVGYDDGLPSFMCEKCVQKLQAAYFFKKQCEATDTSLREYAKTMKENDIKPSVSGDVDQNNYIEKFIFENSAKPKEADPEAKTDFIELLDNNQMVLTCRECGKAFTTLEGLRCHKRLHTGALFKCKYCDKEYTRQNHLQRHELSHNRRKVHVCRICSKTLTRLEHLKRHLTTHLKEKPFSCTRCKRGFNRSEHLENHVARCKGDRIHICDICNKGFNRADSLEVHKLLHENQKPVLPTLENLDNIEDHYFEIDYDDNNAFSDDNSNEVDECFEPHVEVTESLDEKLSEDITIGDEQENNIPKEEVSDEMKSEEFEATNIEDTLNHDISEGDTKENDTDNGDLEQILKEENQGYSDDRDYDSEENGDKPSIHDEVMNHDDPGSDSGGSEYTPPTKTRKRGRPRKHPPKSPKAAKSPRGKKSSKKIKKEDEEYGEYPCPDCQEIFPLMSVLEKHASELHPGVKVYKCEECEKRFSRPNHLKRHLLSHSEDKPHVCEICTKCFNRKDHLNQHLKLHLKSSDEMCDICFKPFHRADHLAKHKASKHGIGPKVTSDKRYECDICQKSFTTEKYRDVHVKGHQGIKKYPCKVCDKTFLSKSHLNEHQKFHNEHCKKFLCSECGQRFIRNDYLVIHMRRHRGEKPFKCKYCGKGFPRTTDLTVHERYHTGEKTHLCTICGRGFGRAYNLTVHMRTHTGEKPYQCTYCDAAFAQGNDLKAHVRRHTGERFQCELCTESFLMGYLLTQHKRTVHGLNVVSNIRRLQPINKLNPEDPNEPPPITIPLPKPVIPDNVLGNVQTTMATLTPLEVLSFAQLQHHMVPEQ, encoded by the exons ATGGAACAAAAACCGCAGTACGATTTCGATCGTATCTGTCGAACTTGCAAAGGTGAATCTACTGTTGTGAGATCTGTTTTCGAAACCTATGAAAATGTAGACAGCACAACCCATATTCACGAGATGCTAATGGCTTGTGCGGCAGTCCAG GTTGGTTATGATGATGGACTGCCTTCATTCATGTGTGAAAAATGCGTTCAGAAATTACAAGCAGCTTATTTCTTTAAAAAACAGTGTGAAGCTACTGATACTTCTCTTAGAGAATATGCCAAAACGATGAAGGAAAATGATATCAAACCATCAGTATCTGGTGATGTGGATCAGAATAATTATATTG aaaaattcatatttgaaaACAGTGCGAAACCCAAAGAAGCTGATCCAGAAGCCAAAACAGACTTCATTGAACTACTAGACAATAATCAGATGGTACTTACATGTAGAGAATGTGGAAAGGCTTTCACAACCTTGGAAGGTCTAAGATGTCATAAAAGGCTCCATACAGGAGCACTCTTTAAATGCAAATATTGTGATAAAGAATATACACGCCAAAATCATTTACAGAGACATGAATTGTCACATAATAGGAGAAAAGTACATGTTTGTAGGATTTGCAGCAAAACATTAACTAGACTGGAACATTTGAAACGACATTTGACTACTCATCTAAAAGAAAAACCATTTTCTTGTACAAGGTGCAAGAGAGGGTTCAACCGATCTGAGCATTTGGAGAATCATGTGGCTCGATGTAAAGGGGATCGGATTCACATTTGTGACATATGCAATAAAGGTTTCAATAGAGCAGACAGTTTGGAG GTTCATAAGCTACTTCATGAAAATCAAAAGCCTGTTCTTCCTACTTTGGAAAATTTAGATAATATCGAAgatcattattttgaaattgattatgATGATAACAATGCCTTCTCAGATGATAATTCAAATGAAGTCGATGAATGCTTTGAACCACATGTCGAAGTTACTGAGAGTTTGGATGAAAAATTAAg TGAAGACATAACAATTGGAGATGAACAAGAAAACAACATCCCCAAAGAAGAAGTTTCCGATGAAATGAAGAGTGAAGAATTTGAAGCAACAAATATTGAAGATACATTAAATCATGACATTTCCGAAGGAGatacaaaagaaaatgataCCGATAATGGAGATTTAGAACAAATTTTGAAAGAGGAAAATCAGGGTTATAGTGATGATAGGGATTATGATTCGGAGGAAAACGGGGACAAAccgtctattcatgatgaagttATGAACCATGATG ATCCTGGTTCCGATAGTGGCGGTTCGGAATACACTCCACCCACAAAAACGAGAAAAAGAGGAAGACCTAGAAAACACCCCCCCAAATCTCCGAAAGCTGCCAAATCTCCTAGGGGCAAGAAATCTTCCAAGAAGATAAAAAAAGAAGACGAGGAATATGGGGAGTATCCTTGTCCTGATTGCCAGGAGATATTCCCATTGATGTCCGTCCTAGAAAAACACGCTTCAGAACTGCATCCGGGG GTTAAGGTGTATAAGTGTGAGGAGTGCGAAAAACGTTTCAGTCGGCCGAATCATTTGAAGCGCCATTTACTATCGCATTCTGAGGATAAACCGCATGTGTGCGAAATTTGCACAAAGTGCTTCAATCGAAAAGACCATCTGAATCAACATTTGAAGTTACATTTGAAGTCTTCTGATGAAATGTGCGATATTTGTTTCAAGCCGTTCCACAGAGCCGATCATCTGGCCAAGCATAAAGCTTCAAAACATGGAATTGGACCGAAG gtgACGAGTGATAAGAGGTACGAGTGTGATATTTGTCAAAAATCTTTCACAACCGAGAAATACAGGGACGTGCACGTCAAGGGCCATCAAGGAATAAAGAAGTACCCCTGCAAGGTGTGCGATAAAACGTTCTTGTCCAAATCTCATCTGAACGAACATCAGAAGTTTCACAATGAACATTGCAAGAAGTTCCTCTGTTCCGAATGTGGTCAGAGGTTCATACGGAACGATTATTTGGTGATACACATGCGTAGACACAGAGGAGAAAAGCCGTTTAAGTGTAAATATTGTGGAAAAG GATTCCCAAGAACAACGGATCTGACCGTGCATGAACGGTATCACACTGGAGAAAAAACACATCTATGTACAATTTGTGGCAGAGGTTTTGGAag AGCATACAATTTGACTGTTCATATGAGGACACATACCGGTGAAAAACCCTATCAATGTACGTATTGTGATGCAGCCTTCGCCCAAGGCAATGATTTGAAAGCACATGTGCGAAGACATACCGGAGAAAGGTTCCAGTGCGAATTGTGTACAGAAAGTTTCCTTATGGGTTACTTACTCACACAGCA